One Streptomyces sp. CNQ-509 DNA window includes the following coding sequences:
- a CDS encoding 4Fe-4S dicluster-binding protein, with protein MNDDNAPAANAERTERIANRSRAANWKKPPRRIETSECITCDSCLRSCPEEFGAIFDRGLDVVIVPELCSGCPVCVLECPVDCIYVDEDWAPTDESMWSHIEVTPVSAP; from the coding sequence GTGAACGACGACAACGCACCGGCCGCCAACGCCGAGCGCACCGAGCGGATCGCCAATCGGTCCCGCGCCGCCAACTGGAAGAAGCCCCCGCGGCGTATCGAGACGTCGGAGTGCATCACCTGCGACAGCTGCCTGCGGAGCTGCCCCGAGGAGTTCGGCGCCATCTTCGACCGCGGCCTCGACGTCGTGATCGTCCCGGAGCTGTGCTCCGGCTGCCCCGTGTGCGTACTGGAGTGCCCGGTCGACTGCATCTACGTCGACGAGGACTGGGCGCCCACGGACGAATCGATGTGGAGCCACATCGAGGTCACCCCGGTGAGCGCCCCGTGA
- a CDS encoding FAD-dependent monooxygenase → MTKGVIVVGAGPVGLMLAGELRLGGVEVTVYDRLPGPSGESRGVGFTRRAAEVFDQRGLLERFGDVEWAQGHFGGVRIDFGKLADNHFSVRGIPQFRTEEILERWLGELGVPVLRRHEVHGFRETADGVVVEWEGPGGRGEDFARYLVGCDGARSLVRRLAGIDFVGWDATRGMYMADLVGAGIRQRPIGEKVAGGMVMAFNLENGVDRIVIHDEKLRPPEDKSALRFTEIADAWQRMTGESLHHAEVRWISSFTDTTRQAEHYRSGRIFLVGDATHIHMPAGAQGMSVGVQDAANLGWKLAAAVNGWAPEGLLDTFESERHPVGRDLMRNTRAQTQLYLTDDTMEPLRAVMRELVELPGVARHLAGMVSGVDIRYDSGPGDHPLLGLRMPPDVALLLPDGTRRRIADLLRTARGVLVLTDRSALPRDVAAAWSDRVDTVTGSWADDADGPSGKAPEAVLLRPDGHVAWAAPDSVSPQQAVERWFGAPGVVAGQA, encoded by the coding sequence ATGACCAAAGGCGTGATCGTCGTCGGTGCCGGACCCGTCGGACTGATGCTCGCCGGTGAACTCCGGCTCGGTGGCGTGGAGGTGACCGTCTACGACAGACTCCCCGGACCGAGCGGGGAGTCGCGCGGTGTCGGATTCACCCGGCGCGCCGCCGAGGTGTTCGACCAGCGTGGGCTCCTGGAGCGCTTCGGCGACGTCGAATGGGCCCAGGGCCACTTCGGTGGCGTGCGGATCGACTTCGGCAAGCTGGCGGACAACCACTTCAGCGTCCGGGGCATCCCCCAGTTCCGGACCGAGGAGATCCTGGAACGGTGGCTGGGCGAGCTCGGCGTGCCGGTCCTGCGCCGGCACGAGGTGCACGGTTTCCGCGAGACGGCGGACGGGGTGGTCGTGGAGTGGGAGGGGCCCGGGGGGCGTGGCGAGGACTTCGCCCGGTACCTGGTGGGGTGCGACGGCGCCCGTAGCCTGGTCCGGCGGCTCGCCGGGATCGACTTCGTCGGCTGGGATGCGACACGCGGTATGTACATGGCCGACCTGGTGGGAGCCGGGATCCGCCAGCGACCGATCGGCGAGAAGGTCGCGGGCGGCATGGTGATGGCCTTCAACCTGGAGAACGGGGTGGACCGCATCGTCATCCACGACGAGAAGCTGCGCCCGCCGGAGGACAAGAGCGCGCTGCGGTTCACCGAGATCGCCGACGCCTGGCAGCGCATGACCGGCGAGTCCCTGCACCACGCGGAGGTCCGCTGGATCAGTTCCTTCACTGATACCACCCGCCAGGCCGAGCACTACCGCAGCGGCCGGATCTTCCTGGTGGGCGACGCCACGCACATCCACATGCCCGCCGGCGCCCAGGGCATGAGCGTCGGAGTGCAGGACGCCGCCAACCTGGGGTGGAAACTGGCCGCGGCGGTCAACGGCTGGGCTCCCGAAGGGCTCCTCGACACGTTCGAGAGCGAACGCCACCCCGTGGGCCGGGACCTGATGCGGAACACCCGCGCCCAGACCCAGCTCTATCTCACCGACGACACCATGGAGCCGCTGCGCGCCGTCATGCGGGAACTCGTCGAGCTTCCGGGGGTCGCGCGGCACCTGGCGGGCATGGTCAGCGGCGTGGACATCCGGTACGACTCGGGCCCCGGCGACCATCCGCTGCTCGGCCTGCGGATGCCTCCCGACGTCGCGCTGCTGCTCCCCGACGGCACCCGTCGTCGTATCGCCGACCTCCTGCGCACCGCGCGCGGCGTCCTCGTCCTCACCGACCGGTCCGCCCTGCCGCGCGACGTGGCTGCCGCATGGTCCGACCGCGTCGACACCGTCACCGGCTCCTGGGCCGACGACGCCGACGGCCCGAGCGGCAAGGCCCCCGAGGCGGTGCTGCTGCGCCCCGACGGCCATGTCGCGTGGGCGGCACCGGATTCCGTCTCCCCGCAGCAGGCTGTCGAGCGCTGGTTCGGCGCCCCCGGGGTGGTCGCTGGTCAGGCGTGA
- a CDS encoding gamma-glutamyl-gamma-aminobutyrate hydrolase family protein, which translates to MTRPVVAVTADATTVNWAIWGDVAVSLLPQTYLDKVAVAGGAPVLLPPVAEAVGPVMERVDALLMSGGGDLDPALYGQEPGEFTFPPHRARDAAESAAFAVAERRGIPVLAVCRGLQLISVSRGGRLNQHLPEHSPKVPGQYEPRTIRVRPDSVLGSALGPSPTVYCHHHQGLDGLGAGLVATAWSDDGVIEGAEAADPSAPFLAGLQAHGELGQDTAPLFRAFVEAAEKKAKSGAPA; encoded by the coding sequence ATGACGCGACCCGTGGTGGCGGTGACCGCCGATGCGACGACAGTGAACTGGGCCATCTGGGGTGACGTGGCGGTATCGCTGCTGCCGCAGACGTACCTGGACAAGGTGGCGGTGGCGGGTGGGGCTCCGGTCCTGTTGCCGCCGGTTGCGGAGGCGGTCGGGCCGGTGATGGAGCGGGTCGACGCGCTGCTGATGAGCGGAGGCGGGGACCTGGACCCGGCGCTCTACGGGCAGGAGCCGGGCGAGTTCACCTTCCCCCCGCACCGGGCGCGGGACGCCGCGGAGTCGGCCGCGTTCGCGGTCGCAGAGCGGCGGGGCATTCCGGTTCTGGCGGTGTGCCGGGGCCTCCAGCTGATCTCCGTCTCCCGCGGCGGCCGGCTGAACCAGCATCTGCCCGAGCACTCGCCGAAGGTTCCGGGGCAGTACGAGCCGCGGACGATCCGGGTGCGGCCGGACTCGGTGCTCGGGTCGGCGCTGGGGCCGTCGCCGACGGTGTACTGCCACCACCACCAGGGTCTTGACGGGCTCGGTGCCGGGCTGGTGGCGACGGCGTGGTCCGACGACGGGGTGATCGAGGGGGCGGAGGCCGCCGACCCTTCGGCGCCGTTCCTGGCGGGGCTGCAGGCGCACGGCGAACTGGGACAGGACACCGCGCCGCTGTTCCGGGCGTTCGTCGAAGCCGCGGAGAAGAAGGCGAAGTCCGGGGCGCCGGCCTGA